A region of the Deltaproteobacteria bacterium PRO3 genome:
GACGACACCGTCGAGCGGGACGAGTTCGAGCGCATCAACGCCCAGATCCGGGCCAAGAAGGGCAAGCCGGCCTCCGGCGAGCCGATGCTCTTGGGCATCACCAAGGCCTCGCTCTCGACCGAGTCCTTCGTCTCGGCGGCGTCCTTCCAAGAGACCACTCGCGTCCTCACCGAGGCCGCGGTGTCCGGGAAGGTCGACCACTTGCGCGGTTTGAAAGAAAATGTGATTATGGGCCGCCTGATTCCGGCCGGTACCGGCTTGCGCCATTACCGCGACCTGAAGATGGAGGTCGATGAGGCCGAAGAAGAAGTAGAAGCGGCGACCAGCCACCTGAGCGCCTAAGGACCCCGGCGGGGGAGCCCGCCGCAGGCTTAGGTCAGGGGTAAAACCAGTAAAAACCCGGATTTGTTGGGGTATTGTTCCTTGACAGGTCTCGGAGGCGCGTGCTACTTAACGCGCCTATTTTTGGCTGGCTGGAAAAAGCCGAGCTAACTAGTTGAAATATAATAATAATTTTTCCCCATGCCGAGGCGAAATCCCGGAGCCGGGACTTCTCTCGACAGGGGCTTATTTGCGTTATCGCGGTCGCTCGCGACCCTAGGAAGCGAATTATGCCAACGATCAACCAATTGGTCCGGAAAGGCCGCCAAAAGGCCTATTACAAGGGGACGGCCCCGGCCCTCCAGCGCTGCCCGCAGCGCCGCGGGGTCTGTGTCCGCGTCTACACGACGACCCCCAAAAAGCCCAACTCCGCGCTCCGCAAGGTCGCCCGCGTGCGCCTCACCAACGGGATCGAGGTCACCTCCTACATCCCGGGCGAGGGGCATAACCTGCAAGAGCACTCGGTGGTGCTGATCCGCGGCGGCCGCGTGAAAGACCTCCCCGGCGTGCGCTACCACATCGTGCGCGGCACCCTGGATTCCACGGGCGTCGAGAAGCGCCGCCAAGGCCGGTCCAAATACGGAGCGAAGAAACCCAAGTAACCCGAGCGGGCCGTCCTTCGGGGCCCGCCTGAT
Encoded here:
- a CDS encoding 30S ribosomal protein S12; translation: MPTINQLVRKGRQKAYYKGTAPALQRCPQRRGVCVRVYTTTPKKPNSALRKVARVRLTNGIEVTSYIPGEGHNLQEHSVVLIRGGRVKDLPGVRYHIVRGTLDSTGVEKRRQGRSKYGAKKPK